In one Antennarius striatus isolate MH-2024 chromosome 15, ASM4005453v1, whole genome shotgun sequence genomic region, the following are encoded:
- the aff1 gene encoding AF4/FMR2 family member 1 isoform X2 produces MTTNFGCCERRTMASPPSAYSEDRNLLRLRAWEQRNLGVSPAKELNAENVPLFGEPYKTKKGDELSNRIQRMLGSYEDVNNPCPFALEPLPVPPYVTSSQSDRGQPHTDNPTKPPFHYQVQHMPTHSQRAPPTSSLSSQPTRTASSSPPHPAGHSSTSSSACQKTSEAPSHVTAEMGSPSPDAKPEPFLCSGGRDDITADAVHRRHADHPPESVLNLKQSPKEGSLQQAGKGSALPSQTFPSLLSKQPSAAVTQKPTAYVRPMDGQDQVFSESPELKPSPEPYVPLPEPISKSELEKTSLFPQYLETKTSEVHCVDDILKEMTHSWPPLLAAIHTPSTGELSKSLFSAKEADHVSSGQKNDDSTRSDPSQLPQQSSSPVLEAAQSRGVESASSSDSDSSCRSESDGEGAADERHQRYVKTEPDIPSATHDWQLVNWIRSSLKNSSADGQGVKRPSESLAGKRPPAPQSSTSSGVEGEAAAAARESKPPHPELQEFCGGAGTVPQQNHHNNNDSESRKRKPACPASSSKPARADGVGTKCEEAVASPDEDPCFTDRPKVKMKPGRSKKSRDRGGAARNHRKRTQNHTSLDESKVDCPSCGGRDPNPCSCPAQSPPHPDRQSPAPPLRMSKSKSETNCKKDTKVADRTAHKPPGKAGRTSGSTREPPPPPVCLIVRIDLSLLSRVPPTSSKAKTPRRVTAPAGRGGDTPAATKRTKTSKTRLPHEVEVDASAPRKKPRLENQNTSSHTVKPEKPRKSTTGRDRKKTNKHPVPLQQPPTPKDAAKELKVRKRKPEDTPPTRKEETSENAKRKRSGGKNAEHENGSKVNVRDFQQRSKRTKNGFVVPSSSQPTKKGLTSKPEDREYPVKHYIKEAKKLKHKADAEPDKVRKALSYMDSAMYFVESGIAMEKDPQISMSSYTMFAETVELLKFVLKLKIPEDPSAPPAEKDFLALCLKCQSLLHMAMFRHKHKTALKYSKMLSDHFKNPSHKAFSPSVVTSKVDTPTPGTPSPANTSSSSGPGSNQGVGGSVVDPVCGGVTVPLAIEQVASSYVNITSLFLSAQDTWEQAEAQAHRGSGMLAELDRTVGRLNLMSSMSALVRYTRQGVQRLRQASQKTK; encoded by the exons CGCATACAGTGAAGACAGGAACCTTCTTCGCCTGCGAGCGTGGGAGCAGAGGAACCTGGGTGTGAGCCCAGCCAAAGAGCTGAACGCTGAAAACGTGCCTCTGTTTGGGGAACCGTACAAG ACAAAGAAAGGGGATGAACTTTCTAATCGGATCCAGAGGATGCTGGGTAGTTATGAAGATGTGAACAACCCCTGCCCCTTTGCTCTCGAGCCGTTACCCGTTCCTCCTTACGTAACCTCCTCACAGTCCGATCGGGGTCAGCCGCACACGGATAATCCAACCAAGCCTCCATTCCATTACCAGGTCCAGCACATGCCCACCCACAGTCAGCGCGCCCCACCCACCAGTAGTTTATCGTCCCAGCCCACTCGGACCGCCTCCTCCTCGCCCCCCCACCCGGCCGGGCATTCGTCGACGTCCTCCAGCGCGTGTCAAAAGACTAGCGAAGCTCCCTCACACGTCACCGCAGAGATGGGTTCGCCGTCTCCTGATGCTAAACCGGAGCCCTTCTTGTGTTCCGGCGgacgtgatgacatcaccgcagACGCCGTTCACAGACGCCACGCAGATCACCCCCCCGAAAGTGTCCTTAACCTAAAGCAGTCCCCCAAAGAGGGCTCCCTGCAGCAGGCCGGCAAAGGAAGCGCCCTGCCTTCCCAGACCTTCCCTTCGCTCCTGTCCAAGCAGCCCAGCGCCGCCGTGACCCAGAAGCCCACGGCGTACGTGCGGCCGATGGATGGTCAGGACCAGGTGTTCAGCGAGTCGCCCGAGCTGAAGCCCTCACCTGAGCCGTACGTGCCTCTACCGGAGCCAATCAGCAAGTCTGAGCTGGAGAAAACCAGCTTATTTCCACAGTACCTGGAG ACAAAAACCAGTGAAGTTCACTGTGTTGACGACATACTAAAG GAGATGACCCACTCATGGCCCCCCCTCCTGGCAGCCATACACACACCTAGTACAGGTGAACTCTCCAAATCCCTGTTCTCAGCCAAG GAGGCAGATCATGTGTCTTCAGGACAAA AAAACGATGACTCCACTCGTTCAGATCCATCCCAGCTCCCCCAGCAGAGCTCCTCACC TGTGCTCGAAGCGGCTCAGTCCAGGGGGGTCGAGTCCGCCAGCTCCAGCGACTCGGACAGCAGCTGCAGGTCCGAGTCGGACGGCGAAGGCGCCGCGGACGAGCGGCATCAACGCTACGTGAAAACTGAG CCCGACATTCCTTCGGCGACCCACGACTGGCAGCTGGTGAACTGGATCCGGTCCAGCCTGAAGAACTCCAGCGCCGACGGTCAAGGCGTCAAACGCCCCTCGGAGAGCCTCGCCGGCAAACGCCCCCCAGCCCCTCAGAGCTCCACGAGCTCCGGTGTGGAGGGggaggccgccgccgccgcccgtGAGTCAAAACCTCCACACCCTGAACTCCAGGAGTTCTGTGGTGGTGCCGGAACCGTTCCCCAGCAGaaccaccacaacaacaacgATTCAGAGAGCCGCAAAAGGAAGCCGGCATGCCCCGCGTCCTCCTCCAAGCCAGCGCGGGCCGACGGCGTCGGCACGAAGTGCGAGGAGGCGGTGGCCTCGCCGGACGAGGACCCGTGTTTCACCGATCGGCCCAAAGTCAAGATGAAACCGGGGCGGAGCAAAAAGAGCCGGGACAGAGGCGGCGCCGCCAGAAACCACAGGAAGAGGACTCAGAATCACACGTCTCTGGACGAGTCCAAGGTGGACTGTCCGTCATGTGGGGGGCGAGACCCCAACCCCTGCTCCTGTCCCGCCCAAAGCCCCCCTCATCCTGACCGGCAGTCTCCTGCCCCGCCCCTCAGGATGAGCAAATCAAAGTCTGAGACCAACTGCAAGAAAGACACAAAGGTCGCTGACAGAACCGCCCACAAGCCCCCTGGGAAGGCAGGGCGCACATCGGGGAGCACCCgggaaccccccccacctccagtgTGCCTCATTGTAAGGATCGATCTCAGTTTGCTCTCCAGagtcccccccacctccagcaaAGCGAAGACACCGAGACGGGTCACCGCGCCGGCCGGAAGGGGCGGGGACACGCCGGCGGCGACAAAACGTACCAAAACCAGCAAAACCCGCTTACCTCATGAG GTGGAGGTAGACGCGTCTGCTCCCAGGAAGAAACCGAGACTGGAAAACCAGAATACCTCAAGTCACACCGTCAAACCAGA AAAACCCAGGAAGTCCACGACGGGCCGGGATCGaaagaaaaccaacaaacaccCGGTTCCTCTGCAGCAGCCTCCGACTCCCAAAGACGCCGCCAAAGAGTTAAAGGTGCGCAAACGCAAACCGGAGGACACTCCCCCAACCAGGAAGGAGGAGACGAGCGAAAACGCAAAGCGCAAGAGGAGCGGCGGGAAAAACGCCGAGCACGAAAACGGTTCGAAGGTGAACGTCAGGGATTTCCAGCAGCGTTCG AAACGGACAAAGAACGGGTTCGTCGTCCCGTCGTCTTCACAGCCCACCAAGAAGGGTTTGACCAGCAAACCAGaggacag GGAGTATCCAGTGAAGCATTACATCAAAGAGGCCAAAAAACTGAAGCACAAAGCAGACGCTGAG CCAGATAAAGTCCGTAAAGCTCTCAGCTACATGGATTCGGCCATGTACTTCGTGGAGAGCGGCATCGCCATGGAGAAGGATCCTCAGATCTCCATGTCCTCCTACACCATGTTCGCAGAGACGGTGGAGCTGCTCAA GTTCGTACTGAAGCTGAAAATCCCAGAGGACCCCTCGGCCCCGCCCGcagaaaaagactttttagctttATG TTTGAAGTGCCAGTCTCTCTTGCATATGGCCATGTTCcgccacaaacacaaaactgcaCTCAAGTATTCAAAGATGCTCTCCGACCACTTCAAG AACCCCTCCCACAAAGCCTTCAGTCCTTCTGTCGTGACGTCAAA GGtcgacacccccacccccggcaCGCCGTCTCCCGCcaacacctccagcagctcGGGTCCCGGCTCCAATCAGGGCGTCGGCGGCTCCGTTGTGGATCCCGTCTGCGGCGGCGTGACGGTCCCTCTGGCCATCGAACAAGTAGCTTCCTCCTACGTGAACATCACCTCGTTGTTCCTGAGCGCTCAGGACACCTGGGAGCAGgctgaggcacaggcgcacagAGGCAGCG GAATGCTGGCGGAGCTGGACAGAACTGTGGGCCGACTGAACCTGATGTCCAGCATGAGCGCTCTGGTGCGTTACACGAGGCAGGGCGTCCAGAGGCTGAGGCAGGCCAGCCAGAAGACCAAGTGA
- the aff1 gene encoding AF4/FMR2 family member 1 isoform X3, translated as MTTNFGCCERRTMASPPSAYSEDRNLLRLRAWEQRNLGVSPAKELNAENVPLFGEPYKTKKGDELSNRIQRMLGSYEDVNNPCPFALEPLPVPPYVTSSQSDRGQPHTDNPTKPPFHYQVQHMPTHSQRAPPTSSLSSQPTRTASSSPPHPAGHSSTSSSACQKTSEAPSHVTAEMGSPSPDAKPEPFLCSGGRDDITADAVHRRHADHPPESVLNLKQSPKEGSLQQAGKGSALPSQTFPSLLSKQPSAAVTQKPTAYVRPMDGQDQVFSESPELKPSPEPYVPLPEPISKSELEKTSLFPQYLETKTSEVHCVDDILKEMTHSWPPLLAAIHTPSTGELSKSLFSAKEADHVSSGQKNDDSTRSDPSQLPQQSSSPVLEAAQSRGVESASSSDSDSSCRSESDGEGAADERHQRYVKTEPDIPSATHDWQLVNWIRSSLKNSSADGQGVKRPSESLAGKRPPAPQSSTSSGVEGEAAAAARESKPPHPELQEFCGGAGTVPQQNHHNNNDSESRKRKPACPASSSKPARADGVGTKCEEAVASPDEDPCFTDRPKVKMKPGRSKKSRDRGGAARNHRKRTQNHTSLDESKVDCPSCGGRDPNPCSCPAQSPPHPDRQSPAPPLRMSKSKSETNCKKDTKVADRTAHKPPGKAGRTSGSTREPPPPPVCLIVRIDLSLLSRVPPTSSKAKTPRRVTAPAGRGGDTPAATKRTKTSKTRLPHEVEVDASAPRKKPRLENQNTSSHTVKPEKPRKSTTGRDRKKTNKHPVPLQQPPTPKDAAKELKVRKRKPEDTPPTRKEETSENAKRKRSGGKNAEHENGSKQKRTKNGFVVPSSSQPTKKGLTSKPEDREYPVKHYIKEAKKLKHKADAEPDKVRKALSYMDSAMYFVESGIAMEKDPQISMSSYTMFAETVELLKFVLKLKIPEDPSAPPAEKDFLALCLKCQSLLHMAMFRHKHKTALKYSKMLSDHFKNPSHKAFSPSVVTSKVDTPTPGTPSPANTSSSSGPGSNQGVGGSVVDPVCGGVTVPLAIEQVASSYVNITSLFLSAQDTWEQAEAQAHRGSGMLAELDRTVGRLNLMSSMSALVRYTRQGVQRLRQASQKTK; from the exons CGCATACAGTGAAGACAGGAACCTTCTTCGCCTGCGAGCGTGGGAGCAGAGGAACCTGGGTGTGAGCCCAGCCAAAGAGCTGAACGCTGAAAACGTGCCTCTGTTTGGGGAACCGTACAAG ACAAAGAAAGGGGATGAACTTTCTAATCGGATCCAGAGGATGCTGGGTAGTTATGAAGATGTGAACAACCCCTGCCCCTTTGCTCTCGAGCCGTTACCCGTTCCTCCTTACGTAACCTCCTCACAGTCCGATCGGGGTCAGCCGCACACGGATAATCCAACCAAGCCTCCATTCCATTACCAGGTCCAGCACATGCCCACCCACAGTCAGCGCGCCCCACCCACCAGTAGTTTATCGTCCCAGCCCACTCGGACCGCCTCCTCCTCGCCCCCCCACCCGGCCGGGCATTCGTCGACGTCCTCCAGCGCGTGTCAAAAGACTAGCGAAGCTCCCTCACACGTCACCGCAGAGATGGGTTCGCCGTCTCCTGATGCTAAACCGGAGCCCTTCTTGTGTTCCGGCGgacgtgatgacatcaccgcagACGCCGTTCACAGACGCCACGCAGATCACCCCCCCGAAAGTGTCCTTAACCTAAAGCAGTCCCCCAAAGAGGGCTCCCTGCAGCAGGCCGGCAAAGGAAGCGCCCTGCCTTCCCAGACCTTCCCTTCGCTCCTGTCCAAGCAGCCCAGCGCCGCCGTGACCCAGAAGCCCACGGCGTACGTGCGGCCGATGGATGGTCAGGACCAGGTGTTCAGCGAGTCGCCCGAGCTGAAGCCCTCACCTGAGCCGTACGTGCCTCTACCGGAGCCAATCAGCAAGTCTGAGCTGGAGAAAACCAGCTTATTTCCACAGTACCTGGAG ACAAAAACCAGTGAAGTTCACTGTGTTGACGACATACTAAAG GAGATGACCCACTCATGGCCCCCCCTCCTGGCAGCCATACACACACCTAGTACAGGTGAACTCTCCAAATCCCTGTTCTCAGCCAAG GAGGCAGATCATGTGTCTTCAGGACAAA AAAACGATGACTCCACTCGTTCAGATCCATCCCAGCTCCCCCAGCAGAGCTCCTCACC TGTGCTCGAAGCGGCTCAGTCCAGGGGGGTCGAGTCCGCCAGCTCCAGCGACTCGGACAGCAGCTGCAGGTCCGAGTCGGACGGCGAAGGCGCCGCGGACGAGCGGCATCAACGCTACGTGAAAACTGAG CCCGACATTCCTTCGGCGACCCACGACTGGCAGCTGGTGAACTGGATCCGGTCCAGCCTGAAGAACTCCAGCGCCGACGGTCAAGGCGTCAAACGCCCCTCGGAGAGCCTCGCCGGCAAACGCCCCCCAGCCCCTCAGAGCTCCACGAGCTCCGGTGTGGAGGGggaggccgccgccgccgcccgtGAGTCAAAACCTCCACACCCTGAACTCCAGGAGTTCTGTGGTGGTGCCGGAACCGTTCCCCAGCAGaaccaccacaacaacaacgATTCAGAGAGCCGCAAAAGGAAGCCGGCATGCCCCGCGTCCTCCTCCAAGCCAGCGCGGGCCGACGGCGTCGGCACGAAGTGCGAGGAGGCGGTGGCCTCGCCGGACGAGGACCCGTGTTTCACCGATCGGCCCAAAGTCAAGATGAAACCGGGGCGGAGCAAAAAGAGCCGGGACAGAGGCGGCGCCGCCAGAAACCACAGGAAGAGGACTCAGAATCACACGTCTCTGGACGAGTCCAAGGTGGACTGTCCGTCATGTGGGGGGCGAGACCCCAACCCCTGCTCCTGTCCCGCCCAAAGCCCCCCTCATCCTGACCGGCAGTCTCCTGCCCCGCCCCTCAGGATGAGCAAATCAAAGTCTGAGACCAACTGCAAGAAAGACACAAAGGTCGCTGACAGAACCGCCCACAAGCCCCCTGGGAAGGCAGGGCGCACATCGGGGAGCACCCgggaaccccccccacctccagtgTGCCTCATTGTAAGGATCGATCTCAGTTTGCTCTCCAGagtcccccccacctccagcaaAGCGAAGACACCGAGACGGGTCACCGCGCCGGCCGGAAGGGGCGGGGACACGCCGGCGGCGACAAAACGTACCAAAACCAGCAAAACCCGCTTACCTCATGAG GTGGAGGTAGACGCGTCTGCTCCCAGGAAGAAACCGAGACTGGAAAACCAGAATACCTCAAGTCACACCGTCAAACCAGA AAAACCCAGGAAGTCCACGACGGGCCGGGATCGaaagaaaaccaacaaacaccCGGTTCCTCTGCAGCAGCCTCCGACTCCCAAAGACGCCGCCAAAGAGTTAAAGGTGCGCAAACGCAAACCGGAGGACACTCCCCCAACCAGGAAGGAGGAGACGAGCGAAAACGCAAAGCGCAAGAGGAGCGGCGGGAAAAACGCCGAGCACGAAAACGGTTCGAAG CAGAAACGGACAAAGAACGGGTTCGTCGTCCCGTCGTCTTCACAGCCCACCAAGAAGGGTTTGACCAGCAAACCAGaggacag GGAGTATCCAGTGAAGCATTACATCAAAGAGGCCAAAAAACTGAAGCACAAAGCAGACGCTGAG CCAGATAAAGTCCGTAAAGCTCTCAGCTACATGGATTCGGCCATGTACTTCGTGGAGAGCGGCATCGCCATGGAGAAGGATCCTCAGATCTCCATGTCCTCCTACACCATGTTCGCAGAGACGGTGGAGCTGCTCAA GTTCGTACTGAAGCTGAAAATCCCAGAGGACCCCTCGGCCCCGCCCGcagaaaaagactttttagctttATG TTTGAAGTGCCAGTCTCTCTTGCATATGGCCATGTTCcgccacaaacacaaaactgcaCTCAAGTATTCAAAGATGCTCTCCGACCACTTCAAG AACCCCTCCCACAAAGCCTTCAGTCCTTCTGTCGTGACGTCAAA GGtcgacacccccacccccggcaCGCCGTCTCCCGCcaacacctccagcagctcGGGTCCCGGCTCCAATCAGGGCGTCGGCGGCTCCGTTGTGGATCCCGTCTGCGGCGGCGTGACGGTCCCTCTGGCCATCGAACAAGTAGCTTCCTCCTACGTGAACATCACCTCGTTGTTCCTGAGCGCTCAGGACACCTGGGAGCAGgctgaggcacaggcgcacagAGGCAGCG GAATGCTGGCGGAGCTGGACAGAACTGTGGGCCGACTGAACCTGATGTCCAGCATGAGCGCTCTGGTGCGTTACACGAGGCAGGGCGTCCAGAGGCTGAGGCAGGCCAGCCAGAAGACCAAGTGA
- the aff1 gene encoding AF4/FMR2 family member 1 isoform X5, with product MLGSYEDVNNPCPFALEPLPVPPYVTSSQSDRGQPHTDNPTKPPFHYQVQHMPTHSQRAPPTSSLSSQPTRTASSSPPHPAGHSSTSSSACQKTSEAPSHVTAEMGSPSPDAKPEPFLCSGGRDDITADAVHRRHADHPPESVLNLKQSPKEGSLQQAGKGSALPSQTFPSLLSKQPSAAVTQKPTAYVRPMDGQDQVFSESPELKPSPEPYVPLPEPISKSELEKTSLFPQYLETKTSEVHCVDDILKEMTHSWPPLLAAIHTPSTGELSKSLFSAKEADHVSSGQKNDDSTRSDPSQLPQQSSSPVLEAAQSRGVESASSSDSDSSCRSESDGEGAADERHQRYVKTEPDIPSATHDWQLVNWIRSSLKNSSADGQGVKRPSESLAGKRPPAPQSSTSSGVEGEAAAAARESKPPHPELQEFCGGAGTVPQQNHHNNNDSESRKRKPACPASSSKPARADGVGTKCEEAVASPDEDPCFTDRPKVKMKPGRSKKSRDRGGAARNHRKRTQNHTSLDESKVDCPSCGGRDPNPCSCPAQSPPHPDRQSPAPPLRMSKSKSETNCKKDTKVADRTAHKPPGKAGRTSGSTREPPPPPVCLIVRIDLSLLSRVPPTSSKAKTPRRVTAPAGRGGDTPAATKRTKTSKTRLPHEVEVDASAPRKKPRLENQNTSSHTVKPEKPRKSTTGRDRKKTNKHPVPLQQPPTPKDAAKELKVRKRKPEDTPPTRKEETSENAKRKRSGGKNAEHENGSKVNVRDFQQRSQKRTKNGFVVPSSSQPTKKGLTSKPEDREYPVKHYIKEAKKLKHKADAEPDKVRKALSYMDSAMYFVESGIAMEKDPQISMSSYTMFAETVELLKFVLKLKIPEDPSAPPAEKDFLALCLKCQSLLHMAMFRHKHKTALKYSKMLSDHFKNPSHKAFSPSVVTSKVDTPTPGTPSPANTSSSSGPGSNQGVGGSVVDPVCGGVTVPLAIEQVASSYVNITSLFLSAQDTWEQAEAQAHRGSGMLAELDRTVGRLNLMSSMSALVRYTRQGVQRLRQASQKTK from the exons ATGCTGGGTAGTTATGAAGATGTGAACAACCCCTGCCCCTTTGCTCTCGAGCCGTTACCCGTTCCTCCTTACGTAACCTCCTCACAGTCCGATCGGGGTCAGCCGCACACGGATAATCCAACCAAGCCTCCATTCCATTACCAGGTCCAGCACATGCCCACCCACAGTCAGCGCGCCCCACCCACCAGTAGTTTATCGTCCCAGCCCACTCGGACCGCCTCCTCCTCGCCCCCCCACCCGGCCGGGCATTCGTCGACGTCCTCCAGCGCGTGTCAAAAGACTAGCGAAGCTCCCTCACACGTCACCGCAGAGATGGGTTCGCCGTCTCCTGATGCTAAACCGGAGCCCTTCTTGTGTTCCGGCGgacgtgatgacatcaccgcagACGCCGTTCACAGACGCCACGCAGATCACCCCCCCGAAAGTGTCCTTAACCTAAAGCAGTCCCCCAAAGAGGGCTCCCTGCAGCAGGCCGGCAAAGGAAGCGCCCTGCCTTCCCAGACCTTCCCTTCGCTCCTGTCCAAGCAGCCCAGCGCCGCCGTGACCCAGAAGCCCACGGCGTACGTGCGGCCGATGGATGGTCAGGACCAGGTGTTCAGCGAGTCGCCCGAGCTGAAGCCCTCACCTGAGCCGTACGTGCCTCTACCGGAGCCAATCAGCAAGTCTGAGCTGGAGAAAACCAGCTTATTTCCACAGTACCTGGAG ACAAAAACCAGTGAAGTTCACTGTGTTGACGACATACTAAAG GAGATGACCCACTCATGGCCCCCCCTCCTGGCAGCCATACACACACCTAGTACAGGTGAACTCTCCAAATCCCTGTTCTCAGCCAAG GAGGCAGATCATGTGTCTTCAGGACAAA AAAACGATGACTCCACTCGTTCAGATCCATCCCAGCTCCCCCAGCAGAGCTCCTCACC TGTGCTCGAAGCGGCTCAGTCCAGGGGGGTCGAGTCCGCCAGCTCCAGCGACTCGGACAGCAGCTGCAGGTCCGAGTCGGACGGCGAAGGCGCCGCGGACGAGCGGCATCAACGCTACGTGAAAACTGAG CCCGACATTCCTTCGGCGACCCACGACTGGCAGCTGGTGAACTGGATCCGGTCCAGCCTGAAGAACTCCAGCGCCGACGGTCAAGGCGTCAAACGCCCCTCGGAGAGCCTCGCCGGCAAACGCCCCCCAGCCCCTCAGAGCTCCACGAGCTCCGGTGTGGAGGGggaggccgccgccgccgcccgtGAGTCAAAACCTCCACACCCTGAACTCCAGGAGTTCTGTGGTGGTGCCGGAACCGTTCCCCAGCAGaaccaccacaacaacaacgATTCAGAGAGCCGCAAAAGGAAGCCGGCATGCCCCGCGTCCTCCTCCAAGCCAGCGCGGGCCGACGGCGTCGGCACGAAGTGCGAGGAGGCGGTGGCCTCGCCGGACGAGGACCCGTGTTTCACCGATCGGCCCAAAGTCAAGATGAAACCGGGGCGGAGCAAAAAGAGCCGGGACAGAGGCGGCGCCGCCAGAAACCACAGGAAGAGGACTCAGAATCACACGTCTCTGGACGAGTCCAAGGTGGACTGTCCGTCATGTGGGGGGCGAGACCCCAACCCCTGCTCCTGTCCCGCCCAAAGCCCCCCTCATCCTGACCGGCAGTCTCCTGCCCCGCCCCTCAGGATGAGCAAATCAAAGTCTGAGACCAACTGCAAGAAAGACACAAAGGTCGCTGACAGAACCGCCCACAAGCCCCCTGGGAAGGCAGGGCGCACATCGGGGAGCACCCgggaaccccccccacctccagtgTGCCTCATTGTAAGGATCGATCTCAGTTTGCTCTCCAGagtcccccccacctccagcaaAGCGAAGACACCGAGACGGGTCACCGCGCCGGCCGGAAGGGGCGGGGACACGCCGGCGGCGACAAAACGTACCAAAACCAGCAAAACCCGCTTACCTCATGAG GTGGAGGTAGACGCGTCTGCTCCCAGGAAGAAACCGAGACTGGAAAACCAGAATACCTCAAGTCACACCGTCAAACCAGA AAAACCCAGGAAGTCCACGACGGGCCGGGATCGaaagaaaaccaacaaacaccCGGTTCCTCTGCAGCAGCCTCCGACTCCCAAAGACGCCGCCAAAGAGTTAAAGGTGCGCAAACGCAAACCGGAGGACACTCCCCCAACCAGGAAGGAGGAGACGAGCGAAAACGCAAAGCGCAAGAGGAGCGGCGGGAAAAACGCCGAGCACGAAAACGGTTCGAAGGTGAACGTCAGGGATTTCCAGCAGCGTTCG CAGAAACGGACAAAGAACGGGTTCGTCGTCCCGTCGTCTTCACAGCCCACCAAGAAGGGTTTGACCAGCAAACCAGaggacag GGAGTATCCAGTGAAGCATTACATCAAAGAGGCCAAAAAACTGAAGCACAAAGCAGACGCTGAG CCAGATAAAGTCCGTAAAGCTCTCAGCTACATGGATTCGGCCATGTACTTCGTGGAGAGCGGCATCGCCATGGAGAAGGATCCTCAGATCTCCATGTCCTCCTACACCATGTTCGCAGAGACGGTGGAGCTGCTCAA GTTCGTACTGAAGCTGAAAATCCCAGAGGACCCCTCGGCCCCGCCCGcagaaaaagactttttagctttATG TTTGAAGTGCCAGTCTCTCTTGCATATGGCCATGTTCcgccacaaacacaaaactgcaCTCAAGTATTCAAAGATGCTCTCCGACCACTTCAAG AACCCCTCCCACAAAGCCTTCAGTCCTTCTGTCGTGACGTCAAA GGtcgacacccccacccccggcaCGCCGTCTCCCGCcaacacctccagcagctcGGGTCCCGGCTCCAATCAGGGCGTCGGCGGCTCCGTTGTGGATCCCGTCTGCGGCGGCGTGACGGTCCCTCTGGCCATCGAACAAGTAGCTTCCTCCTACGTGAACATCACCTCGTTGTTCCTGAGCGCTCAGGACACCTGGGAGCAGgctgaggcacaggcgcacagAGGCAGCG GAATGCTGGCGGAGCTGGACAGAACTGTGGGCCGACTGAACCTGATGTCCAGCATGAGCGCTCTGGTGCGTTACACGAGGCAGGGCGTCCAGAGGCTGAGGCAGGCCAGCCAGAAGACCAAGTGA